TGAAGCACCAAGTGGAAGGGCAACCACAAAAGAGATACACAGTAAATGGTAGTTTCTCCATTCGTACCCATTCTTACTTTGGAAAAGGTGAAAAAAGGTTGAGTCAACCCAAAGGCCACTAGATGCCccaaaaaagacaacaaaaggtCCAGTTAACAGAGTCAAACCATAGCAGGACTAAACTTTCCCATTCCTTTCACATTTTCCCCCTTAGTGCTTCTCCTGTTTAAGGAAAGTGGAGCCTGGTCTTACAACGCCTCCACGGAACCCATGACGTTTGATGAGGCCAGTGCTTATTGCCAGCAAAGGTACACACATCTGGTTGCAATTCAAAACCAGGAAGAGATTAAACACCTGAACTCCACATTCAGCTATTCACCAAGTTATTACTGGATCGGAATCAGAAAGGTCAACGATACCTGGACCTGGATAGGGACCCAGAAGCCTTTGACTGAAGAGGCCACAAACTGGGCTCCAGGTGAACCAAACAATAAGCAAAGCAACGAGGATTGTGTAGAGATCTACATCAAGAGAGAAAAGGACTCGGGCAAGTGGAACGATGAGAGATGCAGCAAAAAGAAGCTAGCCTTGTGCTACACAGGTAGGGAGTTTGTGgcagcagtgggagggagatTCAGTGTGTGAGCATCTTGACAGATTGTGGACTGTATGCAAAAACTGGTCTCTATTGTGGGAATTTTATGTTCTAAAAGATACGGTTTTAAAACATTCTGTTTGATGTTTTAAAACAGAATGtgtttttgcttctttgtgtgaATGTAGACaagaatgtatgtatttatgtatacatatatgcatatatataggtctATACTTATATACAGTGTGTGTACAAACACATGATACATTTTTAGCTACCTGTTGTTTATGTGCCGTAGGGGAACTCTCTTTAGAGTTTGTGATAAAGGGAATTTTCTATTTGGGGAGCCAGTTACAGCTATACCCCTGACATTAACATCAAGGTTTAAAATGGTtgagcctagggcttccctggtggcacagttgttgggagtccacctgccggtgcaagggacacgggtttgtgccctagtccgggaggatcccacatgccacggagcggctgggcccgtgagccgtggctgctgagcctgcgcgtccggagcctgtgctctgcaacgggagaggccacagcagtgagaggcccgtgtagcgcaaaagaaaaaaaaaaaatggttgagcCTAAAACTCAGCTTTGGCATTTCATCAAGCACTTCTGTTAAAATCTCTGGCACTCTGTATCATTGGTGACATCCCCGTTACACACTATTGACCCTGAATTCCTAAAGAAACTCATTTGAAGCACAATAACAATCGTCATCACAGACTGTCTTTTCCACAGCTGCCTGTACCCCGACATCCTGCAGCGGCCACGGTGACTGTAGAGAGACCGTCAACAGCCACACTTGTCAGTGCCACCCCGGCTTCACGGGACTCAAGTGTGAGCAAGGTAAGGCTTGGTCTCACCTTTTTCTTCGCTAGAGATGGTAGGAGGATTTTGTGTCCGCTGGCTTCGGAGTCAGGTCTGcatgccttcccttccctggggCATATGGTTTCAGAAGGTGGTTAAGAGCTGAGGCTATGAAGTCAGATCCTCCTGGCTTTGAATCCCAGATTCACCACTTATTAATTACAGCACCTTGACAACATAGTTAAACTCTCTGAGTCCCAGTTTTCTcattgtaaaatgaggacaatataGTACCAACTTCACAGGCTTATGGTTTGGATGATGTGAACAAATGCAGACACAACATTTTCATAGTGCCTGCTATTCAATAAAcagtagtgggcttccctggtggcgcagtagttgagagtccgcctgccgatgcaggggacgcgggttcgtgccccggtccgggaagatcccacatgccgcggagcggctgggcccgtgagccatggccgctgagcctgcgcgtccggagcctgtgctccgcaacgggagaggtcacagcagtgagaggcccgcgtaccgcaaaaaaaaaaaaaaaaaaggtcaataaaCAGTAGTTATAGTTTCCAGGGTTCTTCCCATCTGATAAGGTGAGAGAGGAGAAGAATTGATTTGGTTTCCCTTTTCAGTTGTGACCTGTCAGGCACAGGAAGCCCCTGAGCATGGAAGCCTGGTTTGCAACGACCCTTTGGGGAAATTCAGCTACAATTCTTCCTGCTATGTCAGCTGTGGGGAGGGCTATCTCCCAAGCAGCCCGGAGGCCACACAGTGCACTTCCTCCGGAGAATGGAGTGTTCCTCTTCCAGCCTGCAATAGTAAGTCTCTCTCAGAAggcacagaacattctctaactcATCCCTCATTGCCTTACTTTTTATCCAGTTTATACCATTTTCAGCACGTCAGGGAAAGTTCTTTTAAACTTGTCCTAATTAAACAAGTTCTAATTAAACTTGTTCTCTTGGCCAATATATATGGCCAGTACGGTACCAGCTGGCTTTGAGAGAGGTTTTGATCCTATGTTTGACATAAGTGTTTCTGAGGCTCCGGTGATTTGtaagaaaacacataaaacagTGGAACCATACTCTTAACATCTTAATGactttcccctttctctgtttAACCTCACCCATGCAACTGGACCAATTTAAGAGGATGGTAATCACGCAGCCTCAGTAtacccttttctctctgtcttatcTTTTTAGgccaaagacaaaaaaattctttcctcCAGGTCATGCTgggttaaaataaatgaatgttctgTGTACGTcgggattgtttttttttatcactaGTCATAAATCCTGATCTagaatatgttatttttctttgtttttgccttATGTAAAATAGATCAGAGACCTGATGAGAGATCTGATAAAATAGATCAGAAACCATTTAGCATAGTCAGAGTCAATCAGAGAAGatgaaaatatcaagaaaaaagcataaaaactTTATTGGGTGTGCGCATGTCCCCAAGGATGAACGCAGGGCTTTGGGAATCTACCCTCTGATCTATCTTACTGTATTATAAATTCCAGTTCAATAAGAAGTGAATATGTCACTCTCCTGTAAAGTTCATGGTGTTCTTTCAAATCCCCAGTGGCTAAGTGTGATGCTTTGAGAAGTCCTGTCAATGGAGTTGTGAAATGCTTCCAAAGCCACGGGAGCTTCCTGTGGAACACCACCTGTGAATTTGAGTGTAATGAAGGATATAAACTCACTGGACCCCAGCACCTGCAGTGTATCTCCTCTGGGATATGGGACAACAAGAAACCAACATGTAAAGGTACGGTAGTTCTACATCAGGATTTATATtgtaaacattcttttttctcaacCTATACTCCAAATGGGAAAGCCAGACCTGCTAATGTAAATTGGGACATGTGTTACAGCTGTGACGTGTGATGCCATCAGCCATCCTCAGAACGGCGCTGTGAGCTGTAGCCACTCCCCTGCTGGAGAGTTCACCTATAAGTCATCCTGCCACTTCACCTGTGCAGAAGGCTTCGTGTTGCAGGGGCCAGCCCAGGTTGAATGCACTACCCAGGGGCAATGGACACAGCAGGTCCCAGTTTGTGAAGGTAAGCCTGAGAGTCTCCTTTACACTCTCCCTTTCTCAAAGAGCAGCAGTCTTCAAATGTgaagcactgaaaatgaaaccTGATGCCTACTTTAACTATAGTAATCAGACCTGATGGGCAACATTCATGTTATATTTTTGAGATGCATATAAAAGAACTGTCCAGGGAAAGGATTGTATGTAGTAAGAGTGGATGCTTTGCTGGTTTCTTAACTGTACTGGACTAATATAACTTTATAGACATCGGCATGGAGTAAGCAGAAATCTTAATCTGAAGGGAAATCACATTAGAAAATTTACAAAGTAGGATTATGAGAACATGACTTGATTCCAAAGTACTTGTCATACCTTTCTTCTGAAATTGCTCATAACTagcagtgatgaaaatgtttcaagTGTGGTGTCAGATATAGAGACACCTTAATATATACGTAAGCGctaaaatttagtttaatttaatttaatacagCAAGATCAAGAACATTGAAAGCAAGCAGTTTTCACTATCAGGAACTGGCCTTTTTGTAGCCAGATACAGCACAGAATGATTTACAGTGGAAAAAGACACAAGACAAAAACCAAACTGCAAAGCAGACAAATTTTATGTGGCTGCCTTCTTATCCTCCTTTCTTTTTGGCCTCATCTGTCAGCATCCAGGACCCATAAGTTGCTCCCTGACTACATAAAATCTTTCTCCTAACCCTGACTTCTTTCACATATCAGAACAGAGCTCAGGAACCACTGGTCCTGTTAAAGGCTGTCCTTTAATTAGTACCCCTGTCAATGAAGGGACTGGAATTCAAAGAAAACACAGCCATCTTCCCACTTGTCCAGGGACTAATGAAGAGTCTTGAATTCTCTGAGTATTCCTTTGTCCAAAGTGATCTGGGTTCAGTCGTCAAATGCCAAGTACTATCCAGTTCCACTACATTATTCTCTGACCATAATTTTGGTAGCTCTGCTTTCCCGTGAAAGCTTTGTCCAGCCCAGAGAGAGGCTACGTGAGTTGTCTTCTGAAAGACAACTAGTCTAGTGTTTCTAGTACTTCTGAAAGTTTCCAAAGTGGGTCCATGGGTGAGTTTTCCTGTGAGCACTATTGAAGAGCTAGGGACTTGGTTACCTTGGGAAATCTGTTGCTGCCCGATAAAAACAAACCTCTCACGTACTCACTCATGTCTTCCAGCTGTGAAATGTGATGCTATCCCTCAGCCCAGAAGTGGTTCAGTGAACTGTACCCATTCCCCCACTGGAGAGTTTACCTACAAGTCCTCCTGTGCCATCAGCTGTGAGGAAGGCTTTGAATTACGTGGATCGGCTCAACTTGAGTGCACATCTCAGGGACAGTGGACACAGGAGGTCCCCTCCTGCCAAGGTAGGACTTTAAAGGAGTATAGGTCAAGTACCTTAAAACATTTCTGAACCTAGATTGCCCCAAGGGACTTGATCCTAATTTCCTACATGCTGAAAACTAAGTAGTGCTTATAAGTTACACTTATTGGTGACTTTTCTGCCCGTTTTAAAAACGTTCTGGTAGATTTTTCTTAACCTCTACCCATGTCCTATCGTTTGCAGCGGTACAGTGTTCAAGTTTGGAGGTTCCCGGAAAGATCGACATAAACTGCAGTGGGGAGCCTGTGTTTGGCACCAAGTGTACATTTGCATGTCCTGAAGGATGGACGCTCAATGGCTCTGCGGCTCTGACATGTGGTGCCACAGGACACTGGTCTGGGATGCTGCCTACTTGTGAAGGTGAAGCATTGATTGATGGTGGTTGTCTGGGGgacaagagagaagaaagggagctAAGAAAGGAAGCTATCTGGCTGCAGTAATGAACTACCCAGTGTATCCAAGCCAGAAAGGTCAGAAAGGTTACCCAGGTTAACATTAGTGGATGGACATTTCATTTTATGgggataaagagaaaacagaagaagtgACATGTCAGTG
The sequence above is drawn from the Tursiops truncatus isolate mTurTru1 chromosome 1, mTurTru1.mat.Y, whole genome shotgun sequence genome and encodes:
- the SELE gene encoding E-selectin isoform X1: MIASQFLSALTFVLLLFKESGAWSYNASTEPMTFDEASAYCQQRYTHLVAIQNQEEIKHLNSTFSYSPSYYWIGIRKVNDTWTWIGTQKPLTEEATNWAPGEPNNKQSNEDCVEIYIKREKDSGKWNDERCSKKKLALCYTAACTPTSCSGHGDCRETVNSHTCQCHPGFTGLKCEQVVTCQAQEAPEHGSLVCNDPLGKFSYNSSCYVSCGEGYLPSSPEATQCTSSGEWSVPLPACNMAKCDALRSPVNGVVKCFQSHGSFLWNTTCEFECNEGYKLTGPQHLQCISSGIWDNKKPTCKAVTCDAISHPQNGAVSCSHSPAGEFTYKSSCHFTCAEGFVLQGPAQVECTTQGQWTQQVPVCEAVKCDAIPQPRSGSVNCTHSPTGEFTYKSSCAISCEEGFELRGSAQLECTSQGQWTQEVPSCQAVQCSSLEVPGKIDINCSGEPVFGTKCTFACPEGWTLNGSAALTCGATGHWSGMLPTCEAPSKSQTPLAVGLSAAGVSLMTLASFLLWLLKRLQKKAKKFVPASSCQSLQSDGSYQTISELT
- the SELE gene encoding E-selectin isoform X2, producing the protein MIASQFLSALTFVLLLFKESGAWSYNASTEPMTFDEASAYCQQRYTHLVAIQNQEEIKHLNSTFSYSPSYYWIGIRKVNDTWTWIGTQKPLTEEATNWAPGEPNNKQSNEDCVEIYIKREKDSGKWNDERCSKKKLALCYTAACTPTSCSGHGDCRETVNSHTCQCHPGFTGLKCEQVVTCQAQEAPEHGSLVCNDPLGKFSYNSSCYVSCGEGYLPSSPEATQCTSSGEWSVPLPACNMAKCDALRSPVNGVVKCFQSHGSFLWNTTCEFECNEGYKLTGPQHLQCISSGIWDNKKPTCKAVTCDAISHPQNGAVSCSHSPAGEFTYKSSCHFTCAEGFVLQGPAQVECTTQGQWTQQVPVCEAVKCDAIPQPRSGSVNCTHSPTGEFTYKSSCAISCEEGFELRGSAQLECTSQGQWTQEVPSCQAVQCSSLEVPGKIDINCSGEPVFGTKCTFACPEGWTLNGSAALTCGATGHWSGMLPTCEAPSKSQTPLAVGLSAAGVSLMTLASFLLWLLKRLQKKAKKFVPASCQSLQSDGSYQTISELT